GCAGgtgtggggacaggaggggacACCCACTTCCTGTTGCTCCTGGCTGGCAGGGGCTGAGGCAGCTTAGGATGAGAGTGAGGGGAGATGCCAGTGGAGGGTACTGGGCCCTTTCCAGGGAGCCTGGGATAACTCCACATGACCAGCAAAGCCGGTGTGAACAGCCCCAGCAGGCCCTGAGGGATGGGGGGCGGCTGGGGAGAGGTGCGTGGGCAGGCTACCCTccacctccctttccctcccagTCTCGGGCTCAGGTAGGCAGTTGCAGAGAACACATTTGGGGCCAACCCTTTGAGAGCTGACAAAGGTGGTGCCCCGGCCTTAGCTtcgcccaggggctggcctgaggGCTTGGCGGCCCAGACTGGCCCACCTTACCGCCTTACACAGGGCCAGGAAAGCACACGCAGGGCTTCATCTTGATCCTTGTGACTACCAGCACCACCCATAGCCCCATCTCCTGGCAGAGGGGACGGAAAGACCAGAAGGGGCAATGGGGCGGGTGCCCAGAGCCAAGGGACTGCGCCTGAGCTGCAGGAGCCTGGCTTCCCTGCAGAGCCCGATggctgggtggaggagggggagctgCAGCTCCCTCATGGCCATGTCTCCGTAGCTGGGCCGGAGACGTGAGCTCTCCCTTGCTTTTCATTGCAGAGGAGCAGGGACGTGGCATCTCTCCGGCTGCATGCGGCCCGCCAGGGTGCCCGCTGCCGTCCCCAGCGCCCGCGACGCACCACCTACTGAGGCGGCCCCAGCGGCCTCTGACCGGGCTCCCAGCCACGCAGGCCACTGCTGGCCACAAGGGCAGGTGGGTGTGAGGTACCCGGGGCGAGGCCAAGTGGGGCTGGACCAGGAGGACGGGAGCAAATACCAGCCCTGGGTGCTGACCATGTAGGGCCACTATCAGCCAACTGAGGGCTGAATAGATGGAAACCAGGAAGATCATTttgtttaaacacacacactaaTGAACAAAAATCACAAGTATGTCTCAGCTTAGTGCACACACCTTGTAGGGGCTCCCAGCAGGGGCCGCATCCTTGCAGCACGGTCAGGGCCCTTTGTGAATGCTCTGAGCTCTCTGGGGTCCAGCAAGGCAGGGTCTAGCCCAGCAGTGCTTAGAAAGCTGACAGGGCTGATGAGGACCAGAACCACTATGTAAAAATAACCAGGTTGTTGAGAAAGTGAGATTCGGGGTGAATGATCAGATCACTATCCCCACGGAGAACAAAACCCCTGCACCTCCTGGCAGACATTCCTTCCGAGAGTCTCCTCCCACACGCAGGTTTATTTCAGACCTTCCAGAACTGAAGAGAGGGAGGCCGTCCcctagaggctcagagaggggtcGGCTGGGGCATCACATGGGAGAGCAGGGCTGGACGGGCGCGGGGAGGGCCGACTTGGCAGTGCCCACCCCGCCAgctgtcccagccctgcccctgatTAAAGTCATGTTGTCTCTGAAGTGGGGGTTTCTAGGTCCTTGAGTCCAGGTGGGCCCTGGGCTGCTCTGGGGTCAGCGGGCTGGGTTCCTGGTACAGACGGTTTGTAACCTCATGGCTTGGCTTCATCACAGATCTGCTTTGGAATGACACAGTTCCCACCCTGCCACCTCCCCCGAAAAACATTGATCAGGTGATGGTCAGCTGCCCAGGCAGCCAGCGCCCCACCGACAGCCCTGCCCAAGCTAGTCCTGTTTGTGAAATAAATATGAGCGTTGACAGTCTCCGTCCAGTTCCCTGCACCCCTGCTGGCCTCCTCGGCTCAAACGCTTGTTTCCGGGGTGTGAACGACCTCCCCATTTTTCTCAGGCTCTGCCTTCAGGAAGTGTTCCACCTCCCGTGAGTCCACTCTTACGTCTGCGTCTGGGGGGGGCTTGTGGTGTTCCTCCTCCTCCGCAGCCGCCTTGGGCCTCCTACCGATGCAGAAGAAGTTGCCCAACACCAGCACGAAGGAGGAGGTCACCACCTCGGCCCCTGCCAGGAGGAACACGTACTGGTAGACGTGCGTTGCATCCAGGAGCTTGCCTGCAGAGGGAACAGCGTCAGCTCTGGCCAGAGGCTTCCACTGAATCTCCCCCATGCCCCGTGGTGTCTGGGCATGGGTAACGCGTCCGCCACAGTCACTGGCTGCCTGCTTGGCAGTGCGCTACCAGGGACAGCCCAGGAAACTTGAGGCAGAGTTCTGGCCtggccctcccccaccctctggcAGCGCAGACCCAGAGGCTTAAACCAGAGTGACTTTGAGGAAGGTTTGGATCCTCGTGGGTACAGGTGGCAGAGTCTCGGGGTGGGGGCCTCGTCCAAGGCACCTGGGGGGATCCAGCCCCATTTCCCATTGCCGTAGGCCCGTGAAGGACCCCAGCACCCTGAGACAGTGAGGGTTTGggcacctccccacccctgccccctggACCCTTCTGTCAGGGAGAGGAGCCAGAGGGCCAAGGTGCAGCCCAGGTGCTCATGGGGTTCTGTGGGGGCGGCTACAGGGTCAGCTGGAGAGACCCAAACCCAGGTAAAGAGGCTTGGCTTGGGGCTTGGGCCAGGCTGCTTCCCTAGTCCcaccattttaaattccactCCAGTGCTTGCTCAGCCTTCAAAAAGAAAGGCGAAAGTCCAACATGACGATAGCTGGCTCTTGCCTCACCCCAAAGGGGCGGCACCACAACTCTGCCCCAGGCCACCACTTGTCCCCAGGGCCAGGGGCAACACCTCCCCCCGACCCCCCCAGATTTGCACTTGCTTCTGACACCTGCTGATCTATGCTATGAAGTAGCAAGCCCCAGCTCTGCAACAGCACTCACCTCCCGACGGGGGCCCAATGAGCACGGCCACAGCCTCCAGCAGGAGCACAAGACCAATGGCACTGGAGAATTTGTGGGTGCCCACGATGGCCATGAGCACTTCAAACTGCAGGGCCCCCACCATGCCGTAGGAGATGCCGAAGAAGATGCAGAAGACCACCAGGCCACCGTAGTCACTGGCTGTGGATCCCGTGAGGTCGGTGAAGCCGTTGAAGAACATGGCAAAGCTGAAGAGGTAGACAGAGTAGGGCCGCACCTTCTTGAGCCCCGTGATGAAGCCAGCGGTGGGCCGGGCGAAGATGTCGATGAAGCCCAGGATGGTGAGCAGGAAGGCAGCCTGGGTATCGGGCACACCCAGGTCCTTGGCATAGCTCACCACGAACACAGGTGGCACAAAGAGCCCCAGCACCATGATGGAGGCGGCCACAGCGTAGATCACAAAGCCACGGTCCCTGAAGACACTCAGGTCCAGCAGCCGCCTGGATGGCCGCTGGGGCCCTGGCCTCGAACCTGGCTTGGGCGCCTCCAGGGGCCTCATGAGCGCAGCGCACACACAGCAGTTGAGCAGCAGGCCACCCAGGATGAGGAAGCCACCCCGCCAGCCGTAGTGGTCCTGCAGCAGCTGCCCCAGGGGGGACAGGGCGCACAGGAACACGGGGCTGCCCGCGGCTGCAAGCCCATTGGCCATGGGGCGCCGCTTGTTAAAGTAGCGGTTGAGCATGATGAGGGAGGGCTGGAAGTTGAGCGCCAAACCCAAGCCTGGAGGAGGGGTGTGCAGTTAGGTGTCACCCTGCCTGTCCAGCCCCCCGCCCTGCCTCTGGTTTTCCCAGGCACAGGCTCCAGCCTGAAGGGTTCTGTGTGTGTCTGATGGGGTCGATGTGAGGAGACCCAGTGTGTGTATAGAGCAGAGTCCCTGTCACTGACTGACGCCCAGGAGAGACAGAAGGGACTGAGGGACAGGACACCCCACAGCTGCCCACCCCTGGGAGGCCCTGCTCTGGGCATACTGCCCTGTTCTCCATCAACCTGAGTCACTGCCACCCAGCCACCATGGGCCGCCCTGCTCCCACTCACCGGTAATGACCCCCGTGGTGAGGTAGAGCTGGATGATGCTTCCGCAGAAGGACGCAGACACCATGCCCAGGGACGCCAGCAGGCCTCCTGCAAGCATGACGGGCCGGCAGCCAAAGCGATTCACACACACGCTGCAGAGCGGGCCTGGGAAGGACAGCAGCTGAGGGGCAGGGCCGAGTCCAGCCTCGCCCCACAATCACTGAGAGACCTGCCCCAGGCAGCGGGCCTGggctggccctcccctccccgacACCCCATGCCCCAGCTCAGCAGACACAGCAGGAGCACCGTGGACACCAGGTGCCCAGGGAGCATCACACTCGCCATCTTCCCAAGCAAAGCAGGCTTCAGCGGAAGTTCCCCATTAGTGGTCTCCTTTCTGGTTGGCCTGTGCAGGCAGCAAGAACTAACCATCTGTAAAACCTCGTTATCTGGACTGTGTACAACTGTGTGCAGATAGAGCCCATTTGGACAGGGTCCCAGACACCCTTGGCCAGTTTGGTCCTACAGGAGCCCCCAGAGGCCTAGACTGCAGATGGGGAGATGCGCTGGCCACCCTAGCCCTCTTGCCACGTGAGGCTCTTGACCCAAACTGAATGTGGTGAACTCCCAAAGGCgatcccccaccccctgccctgggcATGATGGTCCCTCACCTGTCCCGTACAACATGGCCAGCAGGATGGAGGAGATCCAGGCTGTGTCACTGTAGCCGATCCCAAACTCACGTATGAGCTCCTTGAAGAAGACACTGACCGCCTTGGGGAAGGCGTACGAGAAGCCCGTGATGACAAAACAGCCCAAGAGGacggcccagccccagcccccatccGGAGCCTTGATGCCAGTCGGGCCCTCGTCAACCACAGCCCCTCCCATGGCCAGGAGGGCTCGTTGCACGTccctgagaaagaggaagacaggctgACTAGGTTGTCAGGCCACCCAGCAGCGCAGGGACAGAGAGGCACCTAAGGGCTGGGCGCCCCTTTTTTCAGGCCTCAGCCCCCTGCAGGAGCCCAGCTGTAGGCCAGCTGGCTGCCCGTGCTACCCGAGAGCCCTGCCTCTGGCCCTCACCCACCTGGGGTGGCCAGCTGcagcctcccctccagccccctccgCCCTCCTCTGCGCAGGCCTGGCCTGCCCCCACACAGCTGGCTCTAAAGGGCAGTGGCTTTTTTGGGCTCAGTCAGGTCTCAGGTTACCTCCTGAAGAGGGCAGACCCCAGTGGCGAAAGCAGCCCGCCCTCCCCTGTGTCGGGAAGCAGCCTCCACTGCAGCGGGTTCTGGCAGCCAGCACTTCCCGTCCCCTCAGGCGATGAAGCAGGCCTCAGCGGGCGGGTTGCATCTGAGAGGGGACCTGGGGCCAATCTGGGGGTGCTGTCTCTTGGACCTAAATCTAGATGTGGCCAGCCTTGCTCTTGCACCCTGGGGAACCGGGCCTCTGATCCTGTCCACTCTGATCCCACTGCACCCTTAGGGAGAATCTGAAGAGAAGTTCTGCTGTGCCACGGACGGAGTAGGGGCAGTGGGGGGCAGCCAGACCAGGGAGTGGACAGCAGTACCACtgaggaggcaggtggggaagACGGGCCTTGGGGAGGAGAGCCCCCTAGGCAGGTGGGCACTAGGGCCAAGCCCAGGTGGAAGGCGCCTGCCTGCTGCTGGAGTCTAACCCTCTGGTGAGGGAATGGCGGGCTTCCATCCAGCCCCCTGGAGCAAACCATTCTGGCCCCAGGCTGCCAGGGCTGCCAAGGCGAGGAGGGAGCTGGCTGCACCCAATGCCAGCCCCAAACCccgcagcagcccagggttgacTTCCCTCTTTTAAACCCCAGGAACTTAGCTCATCTGAGGCACAGTAACACGGAACACGGGGCTAGACTTCCAGCTGGAgacccttccctccccttccttcttcacCCCCACCCTCCAACTGAGGCTAGCTCTGGAAATGCCCTGATCCCAGAGGTCAGCCTGGGGGCCTGGTCCCCCCACCTCACCAGATAGAAGCTGTTCCAAGGAGAGAGTCTGCCTCCCGATGCaggtgtggggaagggaggaCAGTCCTGAGAACTGGGGCTTGTTCAGTCCAGCCTGCTCCACTGCCCACAGAAGCACGGGTCTCTGCCCACCGGCGGTGCGCTGTAAACCAGCTCTCTGGGGGAAGAAAAAGCCCCGGTGTATAGCATCTGCCAACTCTGTGGTGTAAAGACTCCACCTGCGCTGATGCCTGAGGACTTCCTGACTCGGAGAGCCTGGTGCAGGCAAGCCTGGTGATGCCTGACAGCCCCCTTCCTATCGGCCCACCAGCCCGCCCACTCGGGTTTCATAATCTGTCCtgctccaccccctgcccctttTCCTCAGTTCCTCCTTGACCTGGCACAGCCCCGCTGCATGGCCCATTTTCTGCATCTAAGGATACACGGAGGCTGGGACAGGACTCTGGAGTGAGGACAAGGGCCTCTGTGCCTGGGCGATCTGAGCACAGGTTCAGTGTGGAGGGCAAAGGAATGTGGAAAATGAGAACCCCTCTCCTAGCCTCCAGACAAGCCTTAGCGTCCTGGCCACAGGTGCTGTGCCCTCTGGGGGACCCTGATTCAGTGATCTGGGGGGGGGATCTGGGCTCTGAATCAGTAGTCTTGGGGGGATCTGGGCCCTAATTCAGTGATCTGGAGGGGGATCTGGGCCCTGATTCAGTAGTCTGGGGGTATCTGGGCTCTGAGTCAGTGATCTGAAGAGGGATTTGGGCTCGGATTCAGCAGGTGTGTGTGTACGAGGGTGTTTTTTAAAGGGGCTCCTAGATGATTCCAAGCAGTAGCTGCTGTCTGTGAGCACTACTGTTTGATGATCGGACCCCCAGGGGCCAGCTGGCTGTCAGGGTGATGACAAGGCAGACACAGCCCACTGGAGCAGAACAGTGGCCCTACCCCCTCCCTAGGCTGGGCCGGAGGTGTGCTGGTTCCCAGCTGGGCCAGGGCCACAGGCGCCACTTCGGGGTAGCGCAAGAGAAGCTCTTGCCTCTCCTGGTACCTAGACCCCAGTGTCTTCAGGCCCTGCCCACTGCTCTTTGCCCCGAGTGCTCGGAAGGCTCCTGGACTTCCGTGAGCAAGACGGGGGTTGTCTCTGAGGCCAAACGCTGAACAGCCGTCCAGGGGATACAGTTAGCCGAAAGGTACACTGGGTGCCCCAACCAAGGGAGCCCCCATCCTCCTACAAACATGTCCACAAACCAGTGACCTGGCACAGCCCCCCAGGTGGCCCATTTCTGCACCTAAGGCATACATAGGACCTGGGACAGGACCAGAGTGAGGACAAGGGCCTCTGTGCCTGGAGGATCTGAGCACAGGTCCCATGTAGTCCCACCCTTGTGGTCTCTCCTCCAGAGACCAGCCTCGACTGTGCAGCCATGTGCCTGAGCCCGGGATGAGACAAAGGGGCAAAATCATCCTTTGGCCAAAACACACGAGGGGCACCAAGGCAGATGTCCCTACCCACCTTACTGTTAAGTTTAAAAGGTCTCTAAGGTATGCACAGCAGggtaactttaaaaaaagcaaaaaactaaaaaatatatattttaggaataCAGTGTGATGCATTGACACTGTATAAGGTAGAAAGCACAGTTCTAAGGTAGAACCCCAGACCCAGGACACACGACAGGGGTCACGGTCATGGAGGCACTGAGGGGTTGGCTGTCCTCAGAATCCCAGCTTGTTTTCGGTTCTGGGCTCATTCATACACATTTATtgcacttttgaaaataaatcaagtgGGATGTGCTAAGGCCAAGGAGGGGAGTGTGTCTGGAACCGACAATTAGAAACAGGCCAACTCTGTATTATACCAAGGTCACAAAACAAACAGGGCCTCTCTCTCAGGTCTCCCTGCTGTGCCAGCCATGCCTGTCGCTCACAGGCGGAGCCCCAGCCTTCGAGGCTCCGTTCTCTGCTTGTCCGCTGCCTGCTGTGGCTGGGCCCTCCCTGGAGGCTCCCAAGGTCCCCAGGAGACAGACGCTGGCTGCCTGTGGGACATGGGGTGTCCCCTGAACTAGCATCTCAGAGGGTGAGGAGACAGCGGTGGGTGCCAAGGCTCAGAGGCCAGGAGGGTACAGCGTGTTCTGGAACCTGTGTTCTGGGCAAGTGGCTGCCATGTGAGGCTCACGTGGGGAGGGGCCCATCCTCTGCATCTGGACCAAGGCCCAGCATGGGCACTTCTCCCACCTACCCCGGAACCCCAGAGGCTCTTCAGACACTGCTTTCTCCCAGCTAACCCCTACCCTGGGGTGCCAGCCACATTGAAATGGCGCCCCCGCCCTGTTCGCCCCACCTTAAAGTGAAGTTTCTCAGCAAGGTTTCAGTTTGCCAGTGGGGGGTGGTGGGCAAGCAGGGAAGAAGGTAGGGGCTGCGGCTCTAGGTGTGGGGCAGAGGGATTCTGCCCAGCAGGGCTGTGCATGtgtttgggggcagggggtgtaAAGAAGGGGCTGGGATTTCCAAGAGCCAATCGGCCTCATCAACCCCTTCCACACTCGGGGAGGAGGGCCACCAAGGCACAGGCTGACTCATGTTCCAAGGAAAACCCTGCCCCTGCACAGGCCAGACGCAGGGTGGGAGGAGTGGCCCCCCTTGGGGGCTGTCAGGGACCCTCACtgcagggggaggcagggccagcaggTCCGTGTTACATGCTGACCCGCTGGCCTTTCAGTGACATTTACCCTCCCAGGGAGGCATGCAAACCACGTCCCCAGCCCAGAAATAACCCGCCCTCTGGGCCTCAGAAAGCTGATCTCCCAGGTAGGGTGCGTGTGCCTGCTTCTGGGTCAGACGAGGCTCCAGGGGCTGCCCCCGAAGGTCCCGTCAAGGTCCCAcaaccccaggcagctgagagCTGAGCAGAGGACGGCAGGAGGAGGAGTGTGCACAGGGCTCCCTAGGAATGACGTTCAGCAGACCACACATCTGAGAGTCCTCTGTGCCCTCCCAAATCGGGCCCTTGCAGCTGCTCCCTCATGGATCCACTGGCTGTCTGGGTGAGAGTCCCAGCTGGGGTCAGGACTCGGGACCTCATTCTCCTGCATCACCCCCTCTCACCAGTGCCCCCTTCTCTGCCTACACTCAGCCCAGCTTTGAATTCCATCTTGGTGTCCACAGTGCCCAGCCCTGCCAGCTCCACATCTCCACCTGGAGGGCTGGCACAGACCTTGCACAAACATGTTCCCAGTATGACTCCTCACACCCCCACCTCAGGGCCAGCCTCGGCCACCCTAACCCACATTCTGTaggcctctcccagctcctggggccCCCCTTCTGCCACTCTGCTCCAGCCCGCAGGCCCGCTGCCATCCCCAGTGCACCCTGGCATGCTCCCCCTTAGGCTTCTGTACTGGTGGTGCCCTCACCCACCTCGGCTCTGTGGTCCATCAGCCACTGGGTTCACTGTGGTGGCCCTGGGCCCTAGAGCCTGCAGCCTGTCCCAGAGGCTTAGTAGGTATGCCTTCCAGGGGAGGCTGGCCAGTTATCTAATGGACTTCCAGTCCTTGGAGGCCAGCTCTGGGTGGGCGGGGCGGGAAGGGGGCAATTACATTCCTTCCTGGACTCTTGTACCACCAGGCCTTGGAGACATGCCTGAGCAACAAGGAAACAGCCCCAGTGTGGCTAGCACCTGGCTCCTCTTGAGCCCCGAGGCCCCTGAAGCCCCGGGGCGGGCAGTGGACAAGAGGGTGCTGTGCCCTCAGGAGGAGGGGGGGCTCCCCgtttcttccttccccaaatgCCCCTGTTGTGCAAACAGGTCCAAGATGTCCTCCCCCACCAGGGGCACAGAAAGCACCACTGCTCAGAGCACCTGGCCTCTTCCCAGGCTGGGGGCAGGACCCCAGGTGCCCATTGCAGCACTGCCCCCACCTGTGTGCAGAACTGTGACTGGAGGGAGGTGCCTGGGATTTTTTCTGGGGACGTGGGAGGTGGGCACCGTTGTAGGGTCTGTCCCAGGCCTACTAAGCACGACCTGGACCCTCTACCCCACCTGCACTgaccccacagccccccagtgcATGCCTGGTGTCCCAACAAGCTCCCCAGTGGGCTCACCTCTCCTTGCAGGGGCCAGCGAGGCAGAAACACTGGCCTCATTCGCCAGACTGGACAGTGTGCCCCAGAGCCAGCCCGTCGCTCTGAGTCATTCTGCCTTCCAAAACCATCCCCCATTGTGACAAGGAGGAGACCATGAGCAAGTGGCCCTGGGGACGTTTCTGGGCTTACCCTGTCAGAGCCCCCTCACCTGGAAGACTCCGAGGGCAAtgaggaggggccaggaggcagtggaggctggagcaggccccaggccctctcctccaggcctggACCCTCCACTCTGCGTCCACGTGGCCACCTTGTCCCATTCCTCATCTCCCTGCAGCCAGTGCCCTAAGGTGAAGGCCAACAAGGGAGTCTCTGAGTCAGCAAGTCCCATGGCCAGGAGACGCCTCTCCCACCAACACCGGGGCTCCCAGCTCCCACCACGCCCCCACCCGGTCTGCGGGGgggcaggtgggagagagggaggtggtTGCGGAGGATAGGAAGGCTGGGCGGGGAAGGAACCTGAGCTCAGAACCCTGAGCTCCACCCACCACGCCCCGCTTCCggctgggcaggtgggggtcGGCTCCCACCCGGCAGAgacggggtggggtggggtggggtggggtggggtggggtggggtggggtggggtggggtggggtggggtggggtggggtggggtggggtggggtggggtggggtggggtggggtggggtggggtgggggtgggacgcGAGCACGCTCCGCCCGCCCCACCCCGGCCGCTCGCCTGGCCGCGGGACGTGGGGGACGTGACCGCGCCGAGGGAGGAGCCGCCGCCGTATTGCCTGGAGTAGGCGCCCTTCCCGTCCGCTACCGTAGTGGCCGGCGCGCGCGATCCACGCGTGGGGTCCCTGGGGGCAGCGAGTCCCGCCCGCACTGGGCTCCAGTGGACCCGCGCGCCGAAGGGAACCGTGCGGCCTCTCCCGACGCTCCCCTGGGGCGGGACTGGCTTTACTTTCCCTCTAGAGGGGCCGGGCCGAGTAGGCGCGGCTTGGGCTGGGAACGCTGACTGAAGACTCCGGGTCTCTGGGACCGGCGTCCCCGCGcggcccatttcacagatgaggactgAGGCCGGCACGTCTACCCTCGCCGAGGCGACGCCGTGAGCAGCCCTAGGCCCTGTGcgctcccgccccgcccctgcgTCCCGGCCCAGTGCCCGGTGCGCCTCAGGCCTGATCGGGAGGCGCCTCCGACGGACGGACGGATCGATCGTTCTGCGCAGCGTCTTCTCCACTTGCCACCTCCCAgaagggccagcctgtggccctgGGGTCGCCCTCCTAGGCTTCTCAGATCCAGGGGATGGCACTGGCCTTTCCCCTCCACACCAGCCAGGTCACTGTGGGGACCCGCCCTGGAATGAGTCTGGCCTGGCAGGGGGGACACGGCCTGGCAATGAGTGGGACCCCCTGGGCCCCCGTCCACACACACTCCCGGGCCGCTGCTCTGGGGAGCACGAACATCCCCTCGTTGCTTCCCCTCCAAACTGAAGTGTCCAGTTGGAGTCAGTGTTGCCTCCTGGGTGTCAggccctgcccaaggtcacacggggTGGTTACAGAGCCTGCACTGGGACCAGGCTCCCAATGCCTACCCCAAGGTGTGTCCACACCACAGACTGCTGGGCAGGAAGGCTCCACACCTGCTTGGGCACTGCCACCAGTGCCCTCAGGGCCCCTCTGAGGACAGACGTCCCACGATGGGATCCAGTTCTCAATCACTGCTTGTCCCCAGGGGCCCAGTCCAACCTCCATGACACACTCATGCATCTGTCCCTGTCCCTCCCAGCACCCACCTGGCCTAGCAGACCCTGGAGCCTTCGGAATGATGCAGGGGACCCCTGGAACCCACCCATCCATTCAGCACCCACCCTTGCTCTTTGGCTTTAGACAAGCCCCTCAGGCCTGGGTGGCATGGGAGAGGGTCTGGCTGCCATCTGCTGTACCTCAGACCACCCAGCCTGGCCATGGTCATCACACAGTGTGATCCTGTCAGCCCAGGCACCTCCGGAAGTGCAGCTCAGCACCTCTAGGACAGAAAAGCATTCTGGCCCCTAGGCTGCCCCTTTGTCCCTCACCAGACTCCAGCTACCCTC
The sequence above is drawn from the Equus przewalskii isolate Varuska chromosome 10, EquPr2, whole genome shotgun sequence genome and encodes:
- the SLC16A3 gene encoding monocarboxylate transporter 4 isoform X1; amino-acid sequence: MGQGGHVDAEWRVQAWRRGPGACSSLHCLLAPPHCPRSLPESWFTAHRRWAETRASVGSGAGWTEQAPVLRTVLPSPHLHREADSLLGTASIWDVQRALLAMGGAVVDEGPTGIKAPDGGWGWAVLLGCFVITGFSYAFPKAVSVFFKELIREFGIGYSDTAWISSILLAMLYGTGPLCSVCVNRFGCRPVMLAGGLLASLGMVSASFCGSIIQLYLTTGVITGLGLALNFQPSLIMLNRYFNKRRPMANGLAAAGSPVFLCALSPLGQLLQDHYGWRGGFLILGGLLLNCCVCAALMRPLEAPKPGSRPGPQRPSRRLLDLSVFRDRGFVIYAVAASIMVLGLFVPPVFVVSYAKDLGVPDTQAAFLLTILGFIDIFARPTAGFITGLKKVRPYSVYLFSFAMFFNGFTDLTGSTASDYGGLVVFCIFFGISYGMVGALQFEVLMAIVGTHKFSSAIGLVLLLEAVAVLIGPPSGGKLLDATHVYQYVFLLAGAEVVTSSFVLVLGNFFCIGRRPKAAAEEEEHHKPPPDADVRVDSREVEHFLKAEPEKNGEVVHTPETSV
- the SLC16A3 gene encoding monocarboxylate transporter 4 isoform X3, with protein sequence MGGAVVDEGPTGIKAPDGGWGWAVLLGCFVITGFSYAFPKAVSVFFKELIREFGIGYSDTAWISSILLAMLYGTGPLCSVCVNRFGCRPVMLAGGLLASLGMVSASFCGSIIQLYLTTGVITGLGLALNFQPSLIMLNRYFNKRRPMANGLAAAGSPVFLCALSPLGQLLQDHYGWRGGFLILGGLLLNCCVCAALMRPLEAPKPGSRPGPQRPSRRLLDLSVFRDRGFVIYAVAASIMVLGLFVPPVFVVSYAKDLGVPDTQAAFLLTILGFIDIFARPTAGFITGLKKVRPYSVYLFSFAMFFNGFTDLTGSTASDYGGLVVFCIFFGISYGMVGALQFEVLMAIVGTHKFSSAIGLVLLLEAVAVLIGPPSGGKLLDATHVYQYVFLLAGAEVVTSSFVLVLGNFFCIGRRPKAAAEEEEHHKPPPDADVRVDSREVEHFLKAEPEKNGEVVHTPETSV
- the SLC16A3 gene encoding monocarboxylate transporter 4 isoform X2, whose amino-acid sequence is MTALPKITQAAQGGQARSPGQEKLPPFAPGRKWRDVQRALLAMGGAVVDEGPTGIKAPDGGWGWAVLLGCFVITGFSYAFPKAVSVFFKELIREFGIGYSDTAWISSILLAMLYGTGPLCSVCVNRFGCRPVMLAGGLLASLGMVSASFCGSIIQLYLTTGVITGLGLALNFQPSLIMLNRYFNKRRPMANGLAAAGSPVFLCALSPLGQLLQDHYGWRGGFLILGGLLLNCCVCAALMRPLEAPKPGSRPGPQRPSRRLLDLSVFRDRGFVIYAVAASIMVLGLFVPPVFVVSYAKDLGVPDTQAAFLLTILGFIDIFARPTAGFITGLKKVRPYSVYLFSFAMFFNGFTDLTGSTASDYGGLVVFCIFFGISYGMVGALQFEVLMAIVGTHKFSSAIGLVLLLEAVAVLIGPPSGGKLLDATHVYQYVFLLAGAEVVTSSFVLVLGNFFCIGRRPKAAAEEEEHHKPPPDADVRVDSREVEHFLKAEPEKNGEVVHTPETSV